One Primulina huaijiensis isolate GDHJ02 chromosome 5, ASM1229523v2, whole genome shotgun sequence DNA segment encodes these proteins:
- the LOC140977633 gene encoding uncharacterized protein, which yields MKTAQDKQAKYTNVRRRPLEFEQGDRVFLKISPFRGIVRFGKRGKLSPRYIGLYEILEKIGDRAYRLAIPPSLSGIHDVFHVSMLRIYMPDASHVLQPDEAELDETFSYFEKPLKNLDRKEKQLRTKTITLVKLLLRLLIFCDLIACDFGDEIVS from the exons ATGAAAACAGCTCAGGACAAACAGGCCAAATATACGAATGTGAGACGTCGACCGTTAGAATTTGAgcaaggagacagagtatttctaaagatttctcctttcagaggcattgTAAGATTTGGCAAGCGaggaaagttgtctccacgGTATATCGGTCTGTATGAGATTCTGGAAAAGATAGgtgatcgtgcatatcgactcgCTATTCCTccgtctctatctggaatacatgatgtctttcatgtgtcTATGCTACGGATATATAtgcctgatgcttctcatgttcttcagccTGATGAGGCCGAACTCGATGAAACTTTTAGTTATTTTGAGAAACCATTGAAGAATCTCGAccgtaaagaaaaacagctcagaacgaagactattacGCTTGTGAAA cttctgttacGTCTTCTTATCTTttgtgatttgattgcctgtgatttcggggacgaaatcgtgtcTTAG